The Elusimicrobiota bacterium region CGCCACCACGGCCCACAGCCAGGGCATGCGCTCGAAATTGACCAAGGCCCTGGGCACGCGCGCCAAGGTCACCAAGGTCGTGGCCAAGTACAAGGTCAGGAAGACGCCGAAGGCCTGCCAGCTCCAGCGGCGCAAGCGTTCCTGCAGTTCCCCCTCCGTTTTGAGCTGCAGGTAGAGCGAACCGTGCAGGGCCAAGAGCGATACGTTGAGCGCGCCGACCAGGAGGGCGTAAGGCCGCAGCAGCCCGAAAAAAGTCCCCGCGAACTCGTGGTCCGCGCCGATGGGGATGCCCAGCATGGAGTCGCCCACCGCCACGCCGAAGAGCAGAGCGGCCGCGAGGCTCGCGCCGAAGAACGACGCGTCCCAAAAGCCCCGCCAAGCGGCGGAATCGCGCTTGCCGCGGAACTCCAGGGACACCGCGCGAAAGATGAGAGCGAAGAGGAGCAGCATGAAGGCCAGGTAGAAAGCGGAGAAGGCGGTGGCGTAGGCCTCGGGGAAGGCGGCGAAGAGCGCGCCGCCGAAGGTCACCAGCCAGACCTCGTTGCCGTCCCAGAGCGGGCCGATCGAGTTGAGGAAGATGCGCCGCTCGCGGTCGTCGCGCGCTCCCAGGTGCAGGATGCCGACTCCGAGGTCGAAGCCGTCGAGCACCGCGTAGCCGGCCAGCAGCACGCCCAGCAGCATGAACCACAGCGCGCGCAGGTCCATCAGGCCTCCTGGCGCGGCTCGGTGAAGGACCGGCCCGCCGGGTCGGCGCGCTCGGCAGCCGCGTCCATCCAGCCGCCGGCCTTCGCCTCATCCTCGGCGTCCGGCCCGCGGCGGATCTTCTCGTCGAGCACGCTCACCCAGACCGCGCCCAGCAGGGCGTAGACCGCGGCGAAGAGCGCCATGGAGGCCAGGATGTGCGCGGGCGGCACCGCGCGCGAGGCCGCCTGCGAGGTGCGCAGGAGGCCGTAGACGATCCAGGGCTGGCGGCCGACCTCGGCCGCGCACCAGCCGAGCTCGCCGGCCGCCAGCGCCGGCCCCACGGCCCAGACCAGGCTCCAGAGCAGGAGCCGGTCCTCATGGAGCCGGCCTCGGCGCAGGCGCCAGGCGGCCAGCACGAAGAGCGCGGCCAAGGCCATGCCGGCGCCGATCATCGCGTGATAGAGGAGGTAGCAGGGCAGGACCGGGGGGCGGTCCTCGGCCTTGAAGGCGTCGAGGCCGGTCACCGATGCGTTCCAGCGGTGGTGCACGAGCAGGCTCAAGAGCCCCGGCACGGCCACGCCGAAGCGGACCTCCTGGCGCGCGTCATCCGGCAGGCCCGCCAAGGAGAGCGGCGCGCGCGCGGTGGTGCGGTAGAGGCCCTCGAAGGCCGCGAGTTTGGCCGGCTGGGTGCGCGCCACGACCCGAGCCTGCAGGTCTCCGGAAAGGGGCAAGGCGAGCGCGGCGGCGGCGGCGAAG contains the following coding sequences:
- the cydB gene encoding cytochrome d ubiquinol oxidase subunit II, which codes for MDLRALWFMLLGVLLAGYAVLDGFDLGVGILHLGARDDRERRIFLNSIGPLWDGNEVWLVTFGGALFAAFPEAYATAFSAFYLAFMLLLFALIFRAVSLEFRGKRDSAAWRGFWDASFFGASLAAALLFGVAVGDSMLGIPIGADHEFAGTFFGLLRPYALLVGALNVSLLALHGSLYLQLKTEGELQERLRRWSWQAFGVFLTLYLATTLVTLARVPRALVNFERMPWLWAVVAASVLALANIPRSLHLRRPGWAFLSSAAAIASLVALFGAALYPNLIVSSLDPAWSLTVANAASSQKTLGIMALIAALGLPFVLSYTAVIYWVFRGKVELGKLSY
- a CDS encoding cytochrome ubiquinol oxidase subunit I, with the protein product MGLDVVTLSRLQFALTITFHYLFPPLAIGLGALLVFMEGAFHVTGDQDWERLARFWTKIFAVNFALGVASGIVMEFQFGTNWSSYARFVGDVFGSALAAEGIFAFFLESGFLAVLVFGWDRVSPRMHLLATVLVSLGSVFSAVWIVIANSWQQTPAGYALVSHGGVLRAEITDFWAVVFNPSSVQRLVHTLLGAYLVGGAFVASVSAYHVLKGRHAGLMRKSLGLSVLFAAAAALALPLSGDLQARVVARTQPAKLAAFEGLYRTTARAPLSLAGLPDDARQEVRFGVAVPGLLSLLVHHRWNASVTGLDAFKAEDRPPVLPCYLLYHAMIGAGMALAALFVLAAWRLRRGRLHEDRLLLWSLVWAVGPALAAGELGWCAAEVGRQPWIVYGLLRTSQAASRAVPPAHILASMALFAAVYALLGAVWVSVLDEKIRRGPDAEDEAKAGGWMDAAAERADPAGRSFTEPRQEA